A stretch of the Eulemur rufifrons isolate Redbay chromosome 20, OSU_ERuf_1, whole genome shotgun sequence genome encodes the following:
- the LOC138400968 gene encoding sterol carrier protein 2-like isoform X1 translates to MGFPEAASSFRTHQIEAAPTSSPGDGLKANLVFKEIEKKVEEEGEQFIRRLTAQSQWLTLTYWL, encoded by the exons ATGGGTTTTCCCGAAGCTGCCAGTTCTTTTAGAACTCATCAAATTGAGGCTGCTCCAACCAGCTCTCCAGGTGATGGACTTAAGGCAAATCTTGTCTTTAAGGAGATTGAGAAGAAGGTTGAAGAGGAAGGGGAACAGTTT ataagAAGGCTGACTGCACAATCACAATGGCTGACTCTGACTTACTGGCTTTAA
- the LOC138400968 gene encoding sterol carrier protein 2-like isoform X2 produces the protein MGFPEAASSFRTHQIEAAPTSSPGDGLKANLVFKEIEKKVEEEGEQFVKKIGGIFAFTVKDGPGGKEATWVVDVKNGKGSVLPNSETESHYKKADCTITMADSDLLALMTVKMNPQLAFFQGKLKITGNMGLAMKLQNLQLQPGKAKL, from the exons ATGGGTTTTCCCGAAGCTGCCAGTTCTTTTAGAACTCATCAAATTGAGGCTGCTCCAACCAGCTCTCCAGGTGATGGACTTAAGGCAAATCTTGTCTTTAAGGAGATTGAGAAGAAGGTTGAAGAGGAAGGGGAACAGTTTGTGAAGAAAATCGGTGGTATTTTTGCCTTCACGGTGAAGGATGGCCCTGGGGGTAAAGAAGCCACCTGGGTGGTAGACGTGAAGAACGGCAAAGGATCAGTGCTTCCTAACtcagagacagaatctcact ataagAAGGCTGACTGCACAATCACAATGGCTGACTCTGACTTACTGGCTTTAATGACTGTTAAAATGAATCCTCAGTTGGCCTTCTTTCAAGGCAAATTGAAAATCACTGGAAATATGGGTCTGGCTATGAAGTTGCAAAATCTTCAGCTTCAGCCAGGCAAAGCTAAGCTGTGA